ATTGACTAAATAACTGAAATAGAAAAAGCATGAAGCATTAGTGGTTGAATTGACGAAATAACTGAAATAGAAAAACTAAGGCAGTTCTATGATAATATTTGTCTTGGTCACATTTTATCGAGGATGGAACGGAGAGGGGGGAATTTTGCCGTGGATAAAGAGTGCATGCAGCCACGAACGATGGTGTGCCTTGCATTACCGACCAAGATTGACATCACCGTCGCGCACCTGTGCGACTAGCCTACCAGGCAACCTCTTATCTAAACACGGCGACTCACAATAGTTTCAAATATGCTTATTTCCCACAATTACAAAATTCAAGATGGTTTCAAATTTAGAAAAACCTTCATATTTTTCTTCATAAAAATGTAACTTCAATTATCAGATCGACCAACTGTATGTGGAATGTATGAAATGTATGTGGAATGTTTCTAGAACTGATTGAATATAAAAATAATTGAAATGTGTTAAATCTACGAATTATATTTGTACATTGTTTCGAACCAATTAAAAAAATTGATAGTTGTATGGAATGCTTCTGAAAATGACACAGAAATAATGAAGGATTTGTGTAAGAATATACCCATTGGACGAAGACatatttagttttattttttttccttgatAATAATAACATAAACCAAACTCATTTCAGATACTGTTTTGTGATTAGCATGGATGAATCCACAACCCCCCGGCGACTACTAAGTTTGGTTTGAATTGGTCGTCGCCCAAATATTGTGGTGTGGCTGTCTGTTTTGAAATTTGAATCTGTTGGAGAAGGGGGGGTTGGAAAACTTGGGCAGAACACACAGTACACTTTGTGAGAAGCAAGCAAACAAGTTATTGCGGGATACTGACGTACAGTACAATTGAATTGTAGGAGTACGTTGGATGAAAGATGCATGAACCAGGGATGGGGATGGAGGGAAGAAACGCATTGGATGCCCTGCCCTgccctgctctgctctgctctcgaGTAGAGTAGTTGGCCCGCCGTGTTAATTTCTACCCTCTCTCTCGCCCAGCATTATTTATGACTGACTGCGCACTCTTGTGCGTTTGTTGGTGAGCAATGAATGACCTGAGTATTTGTTTGGGAAGAGCCAAGGCAACAAACAAATACTCCAGCCATGCCAACCCAAGCcatggagggagggagggaggctaCCTCGTGGTCTTGGGCACACATCTACTCCTACTGGGTGGCAGTGGCATAAGCACAAGCACATGGCGGGCGGGCAGGTGGATGAGGGCTGACCTGACACGACCCGGCGGCTTGCTTCCAGTTCCTGTTCCAGcggggcggaggcgaggccggcctgGAAGACGACGCACGCGTCTTCGTCCTTGCCCACCGTCCGtcccctcgccggcgccgccatcgTCTGCCGTTGAACTCGCCGGGAACAGAGCAGAGAAGGAAGGAAGGCTTGGTCGATGATGAATTGTTGCACGGCCACCAGGTACATGGGCCTGACCGCTTTGGCCCATCTGCTTCTTCTTTTCTCTcgatgtctcaaaaaaaaaaaccccTACTCTTTTTCTCTATTTGCACACAACCCGTGTTACTACGTATTTCGCTCAAACAAAACTAATTTAAAACACACTCTGCTAAAAACAACTAATTTAAACACATGGTAATTTATTTTCATGCAAAAATAACTGTACTAGTTTGATTAAGAATCTTCCACTTACACTTGATCATGCAGTGTTGCAAGTGATCGTACTGCCTAACTTGGAAAATTCTGAGATATCAATCATATTGTAAACCTTAAAATAACAACGCAATCTTTTTGAGTACCCAAGTTTTCAAAACATGATTATTTTTGTTAATTTCACTGTATTAAACATActtattttaaaaaattcaaatgttTGTAATACTAATGTAATACAGAATATTGAAAAAATCTTTCCATGCTGATTTGAAATTTTGAATATGTCTATAGTGGTGCCACATATTCGATAGAACTAGTGGCCACAGTAATATTTATGAACACCATGTCAATGCCTAAAACGGTTCCAGTTAAAAATAAACTAGAACAACATTTTTCAGTAACCTGATGGGAATAGTTTCTAGCATTCAAAGTTGTATTTTCGAGGCCTATTACCATTTTGTTTGTGAACTAATTTGATGAAGTCATCGTGCACTTGGTGTGCGCTAGATGAAATAGTGATGTATGGATTATTCCGTGAATTATTTGAATTATTTTTCTGTGGATTATTTGAATGCCCAAACAAGTGCTGCCAAGACCCCATGTATGCAATGCCAAATCTCCCGATGTTGCACTTATGTGACCAAACACCATAGCATATGGTGTTGCATGCCACAAACATTAGGTCCACGTGGCATCTTCTCTGTTAAtatatataagagcgtttagatcattactactttagtgatctaaatacacttaattatatttctttacagaggaagtaaGATGCAATGCAGGAGGTCTTGGCATTGCACTTCTGCGGCCACAACACGACATGGCCCTAGCCGCTGGATGTCCCGGACACCAAGGACTAGTTGCATCTTCTCTCTTAAGGTGCAACACTGGGGCATGATGTTTCTATGCATTGTAACGCCGGTCCCATGGAGTTTCATGCATGTTACTTCAAGCTACGCCGATGGTACAAGTTAACCACAACATGTCAAAGCTGATGTAACCACATGATAGAGCTTCTTCTGTCTGTCCATGGCGGTCGCGCGTCACGGCACCCGCACTCGCCAGCTCTAAAACCAGCATCAACAGTGACCTTGAGCTTGAGCCAGCCTGGCTGCTCAAATGCAGGTTTCTTTCCTTTCATATCAAGGTTCCATGTTGAGGACATTTGAGATTTTGGCTTAGCAGCAATGGAGGAATTGGAAGGCAGTCACGCCCAGTGTACTGCAACTCGTATTCATCATGAGGTAAATTCCAAACTCGTATAGTAAGCTATAAATTTCTCTGGGCTTTTGCAGTGGGAAGAAATGTTGCTCCTCTCCTTCTGTCTCTGGTGATGATGGCATCTTGGAACTTCACTGCCTTAACTTGGTGATGATGGACGCCGTGTGCTCCAGTAAGCAGGCGCACAAGGAATAGGATTTCTGGTCAAGGCTCAGCATTCTTTCTTCTGCTTAGAAGAACACAAGCTGGCCATTTATTTCACCAACACGCAGCAGCAAATGAGTGACAAGACTCAACTAGTTGAGAAAACTAAATCACGTGCAGATTACACCAAGTGGCCAATTAAGGATACACCTTTAGGCCAGTCAGGACACGGCAGTTGGGGTTTATCCTAAATACATGAAGATGAGCTCCAGTctttagccgctcgaaccgggactaaaggtctcatttgaaccgaggctaatgcctttagccgctcgagccgggactaatgctcacattagtcccggttcgtaaagcAACCGGGACTAACGTGTATATTAAGctatgaccaaagccctgttttctactagtgaatattGCCTCCCCTCCAAattagttgtcttagatttgtctagaagCGGACAACTAATTCGGGACGGGGGGAGTACTAAACTGGAGATACTAATTCAGTGCGCGGTGTTTCAAAATTTGATCAAATAGACATGCTTTGTTTGacaaaagagaaaagaaaaccaTGCTCCTTTAGAAAGTTGGAGATGGGTGTCTACTGGGGTTTGGGAGGTCAGCCTATCTGTGAGGACCTGCTGCCGCGCGCTCCAGAGTGAGTGTGCAATAAACTTGGGAGGAAGAAAACGAACAAACAAAGTTGATTACTCTCACCGATTGGAATTGGAATCGGAACAGAAAGACGCATTGGTTGATTGTGATCGTTGGAGTGGGCTAGAAGCCTAGAGGCAAAGGTAGAGGTGTCGGCATCTCACCAGAGCTCGGTCCCAACGCAACGTACGTATTCACAGGACTGAGACACTTAATTTGGAAGCCTAGAAGCAAAGCTAGAGGTGTCGGCATCGCTGGACAGGACTGAGCaggcaggatatatatatatataggttggcaTCCGTAGCAAGCTAGGAGGAGGACTTTGAAGCCTCCGCTTGGATTGTTACTGGCTAGCTGCTCTCTGCTGCCGGCGGGAGTCCAAACCGACTGGATTCACAATCTAGTCCTGTTCTGAGCCACTGAACTGAAGCAAAGCGAGCGTGACATGATGGTTAATTGGCTCGTCCGTCACTGTCTATAGTACCCAGCCCTAGCCTCAACTGACCGTACTGAAGAAAGAGAAGAGACACTGAGGAAGAAAAGAACAGCCTCACACGAGGAACGGTTCAGATCTTGGATCGCGACTTAAGTGAAGATGGACGGCTCCGATCACCTCGCCGTTACATTACCGCCAATTCACCCCTGATCACGGATCCTTTAAACACACAACAACCGACACGTAACCCACTGTCGATTCGATTGGATGAGTTCCTGCCTTGCAAGTGACTGTTTGCTATCGTATCCACTCCTTTGTTTTCTTTCAACATCGATCTGGTTTACTTTGCGCTACTTTCGACATCTTTGTGCGCAAAAAAAAAAAGGTGAGCCACGCTTCTCCGACGAGGCCGAGGCGCGGGCGCCAAAGATAAACTAGTGCATCTCCTCCGATCCTCGTGGAGACCTGCCAATCGATGGAGGGTGCCGCAGCGGGAGAGCCGGCACCGGCGGGCGTGCATGCCGTGCCCTCCCGCAGGCTgatcgccggcttcatctcgggcGCGCTCACTGGCATCTTCGCTCTAGGTAATTAACTAATTAATCTATCGTCGGTCCTTCTTGCTGGGCACACTCATGCATAAATATGTTTTGAATCGGTGTTTGAAGCTGGAGCGCTAACCGGAGCTGTCACCGGCGCGCTGGCGGGCAGAGCCTCCAATAGCGGCGTTCTCCGGGGAGCTAGATCTGGAGCAGTCGCCGGGGCCGTCCTCTCCATCGTGGTTCTCCAGGCATCTCGCGCGTACCGGTGCTCGGACCGGCTCGGCCTCGGCGCATCATCCATGTCCATGGTTAGTAACAGCTTCTTTTGTGCCCTTGTTGCTCTCAAAGTTCAGACTTCAGAGTATTTGTACTGTGTTTGGATGTGTGCCTAGAGGCTTTTTCCTTATGTGACACAAAATATGTATTCGGGCCTAAGATTGTGTACTGTGGGCCCGAAACTGATAGAGGCCTTCTCAATCGTCCTTGACTTAGATCATGTATAACCTCGTTGCCCGATTTGGGGCCCTATATGCCGGCGGGTGCGTCTGCGATGAATGATCGGACACACCTTTTTTGTCCATGTCCACAACCACAACCTCCATATGTCTGAACACAAATTCATACAAACCATGCTACATAGAACATACGTACAACTTATGAAGACAACAATCGGGCATAGATGGGGCAATCCCACATAGATAAGTTTATACTACTCAATCCAAAAGAGCCACCGGAATTCATAACTTAACTAAAATTCAGATTAGAAGGTAATTAAACATAGTGAGTGGACCGGAGTCCACCACTTCCTCGCATGGCCGGTTCCCCATGGGGTCTCGGGAGCGGGCTTGCCCTCGGCGTAGGCGTTGGCGTTGGGCGGGGTGTCGTCGTCCGTCATGCCGCtattcgaggaggaggaggaagagggactGAGATGATCCCCGCCATGCGCCGGGCAGCGAGGGCATGCTCACTCGCAGGCCGTGTGCCTCTCTCCCTTTTGAATATGTTTTGAAAAGTGCAAATTAAGTTTGGTTTTTATATTCGTGTTTCTCGTGACAAGGGCTTTTAAATAAGATCTATTTTAAATATGTTTTGatgagttttttttaatttttttgttaagTTTCAACTTTTGAAACTTAGTATGAGCAACCGACAATATCACAACTTTAGTATCTGCAACTAACAAAAACATAAGCTGAAAGTTTCTACTCTGTTACTTGTTACAAGCGACCGAGAAAGTCGTAAGTTTCTGATGCAAAATCAAAGTTTTAAAGATTAAAACTTAAACGTTTTATGACCTTATGTAGATCCAACTACTTTGCGGATCATGAGGCAATTGGATGGCCGGACAGGGCTAGGCAGGTGTATGCTTCCGCATCTGCACGCCTCTATGAATTTCCAGTCTATTATATAGGACTTTACGACCGACTTACTAAACCGACCTAAAGAAAAAACATCTACCTAGCTTCCTCAAAGCACAATCACCTTTGCAACGCATCTCTTACTTTTGCAGCTCATGCGATCTTCACACGTCTACTCACCTAGTAAGGCACGGAGGCATGCCCTGATCTTGTACTACCTTGCCGACATGCTGATCTGGATGCCTGGCTAGATTAGTACTAACAATGTTTGCATGAGAAAAAATAGACACCATTAATAAAATAATTGGATAATTTGTCTCTACAAAGGCGATTTAGAAAGATAAATCGAACAAGCAACAGACGCATTCAACATTTATACCCAAAAAGTCACCCAAATATTCACCATCCAGTCAATCAACTAACACGCTTGCATGTTTTTGGATCCAAAAATACTTTTATCCTTTTTTCGCCGACCCCAAACAATCTCGATTCACTAAGAAAGAAGAATAGAGTTGTCTGGTTAATATGCGCAAAATGGGTGTAAACCGTCACAACATGCTCGGAATGATATGGCACACCGACGGACCTGGCTATCCACACAAATATACACACGCCGTCAAGGAGAAAAACCCACCCAGGTTGGCATCTGGTGCCATCGTCATCACTCATCCACGAGCCAGCGACTCCGACTCCAACATTAATGACCACCAGCGTAGCCTTGCCACAAACAGACGCCAAAACACATGCCATCCTATGCCAAACAATCTAACCACCCGCGTCAGCAACTAGTGAGCTCCCACTCTATCGAAAAGCATTGCAGGACAAAAGCACCGAGCCTAGCTACGCCGAGCAAGCATCAGAAGCGACCGCCCATCTTGTGTCATCATCAAACGCCCCTCCTCAGCAGATCTGACTTTAGAAAGACCACATAAGGCACGGTGGCACCTCGAACATGTTGGATCAACCGACTACCAAAACCCAGCCGCAACCCAACTCCGCTTGAAGCAACCACCGTCGCCAAGCAAGACAGCATGGCACACTAACCCAGGGCCGCCGCCCTAGTGTCCTCACAACAAGCTTCGACAGGTCCGGCAAACCAAAATCACTCCAagacaacgccttcaggaaggaccGCGAAACAAAAGCAGCCCCCGGCGAGTAGCCACAGGAGATCCTCCCATCGAACCGGCTCACAACGACCACCGCCCGTGGCTCCACCAAAGACAGGAGCTACCGGCCAGAACAATCACACCGGCGCCACCCGCACCACTGCATCATTGTGGGCGAAGCCATTGCATCACCGTCGTGGGAGCCAGAACCGGCACCCCGCGCAAAACAGCAGCAACATCCAAGCTGCCAAGCCAGCACCAGGCGTCCCTGACGCTGCCGAAGACCAGCCGGCTGCCAGCCGCCGTCACCCCCGGCTATGGCGCTGCCCAAGCAGCCATGACGATCCGTCGCTACAATATGGTTAACCTGTGATTTTCTATGAACAGTATTGGGAGCTGTACGTACATCGATCTCAGTCTTCGATTCCTGATCCTGTGGCAAGTCAGGGGGCTTTCCCTATCACAATGGAGACGCGAGGACGTGTCATCAGCGGGACGACATGACCTGATTGGCAATTGGTGTTGTTTATTTCAATCAAGATCGTGTAACTCACAACCGCATTAATTTCGTGTGTTCAGAAGTGGGACATGCAGCCTCTGCAAAAATGATACTCTCTCCGTAttaaaatataagacattttttgacacttcAAAAAACGCCTTATATTTTATAGTTTTAATACGGAGGGAGTATACCGAAAGAAATACAAATGATGTCCCGAATCTCAACAAACATGACCGGCATCACATGAGCCTGGGAGCCAAAATGAACTTCCCCTCCCAAGAGGACACAGAGTACTATATATGATCCTGTATAAGTTCATCAGCTTGTCAGCCTGAATGCCCGATGTCACTATCACCATTGCCTATTGCTACGTCCTTTTACCTTTTTCGTGGGGAAGCTGTAGTTTCTGTTAGTTGGTACAGTATGTTCTATATATACACCTCTAACAAAATTCTTGGTATGTTGTTCAGACAGATTTCATAGAGCAGCTCCTTCATGCCCGGTTTGAGCAACAGCGGCTTGGATTTTCAGCACATACATCACACCAGTCGCAGGTTAGTTAACTATTATCCACcgtccatttcaaaaaaaaaaactattaTCCACTGTCGATTTGTTCCCTTTTTTTTCGAAAGGGGGtt
This region of Triticum aestivum cultivar Chinese Spring chromosome 2D, IWGSC CS RefSeq v2.1, whole genome shotgun sequence genomic DNA includes:
- the LOC123050946 gene encoding NEP1-interacting protein-like 2, which gives rise to MEGAAAGEPAPAGVHAVPSRRLIAGFISGALTGIFALAGALTGAVTGALAGRASNSGVLRGARSGAVAGAVLSIVVLQASRAYRCSDRLGLGASSMSMTDFIEQLLHARFEQQRLGFSAHTSHQSQVSISDFGHDDVYEIFGDISLRGLSGESLRKLPHYVVTDQVHSTFQENLPCTICLQDMVAGETARRLPNCSHAFHQPCVDKWLFTHGSCPVCRQHVQRI